A single genomic interval of Terriglobus albidus harbors:
- a CDS encoding ABC transporter permease encodes MPSLSWTSARRIAWREMRSSKGKFAFVILSVAVGVAALTGVRGFSGAFRTELLIRARSIMAADLAARMFAQPTPKEQEGLEAMEREGLHLTAVTEMVAMASAEHSLDPLLVSLKAIDPAVYPFYGTVDLTPKAVLRNVLHDDTIVAAEDLLIRLNLKVGDRVKIGDGLFTIAGVVTNEPDRLSGSFAAGPRVIITRKGLEDAGLIAEGNRSNERFLFELPARSSDQQVAAWKERLVALLPEAQVTDYRETNPALTQGLDRATGILSLMSLVALVLGAIGVAMAMRAHLQQRMDTIAIMKSLGAGSSQIMRIYLLQTILLGTLGGLLGVTMGTAVQRFLPVLLRRLINVQPPFTLDWHAVGTGLTAGLLTTLLFTLPPLLDIRKVRPILILRRAVEQTDEPIHKAFWARLRSNWAQLLATVVILLGLSLIAATLSDSAQTGRTFAVGLGGVLVALLAAAAILLTVLRRFLRGAGLALPSAIRHGLANLYRPGNPSAALLAAVGLGVMQITTVFLMQQAVVRELRIVSSPKIPNIFLVDIANSEVEGVRKVLTSQPGVTAEPELIPVISSRITSVNGVAGKDLRLTNFPRRMLQSIQLTWSDELPPGTTVLQGEWWKPETTVPQVAIGQRMSQRLGVTLGSHIVFSAQDKPIDAVVAAIIKSDGQHAYSRAEFILPRTPLQGFPVVWYGGAHVDPKKVGQLERAMFLAYPTVTVIDVAQALETIRQVVLQITVVIQFLSAFSIFAGMVILASSIAGTRYRRIREVVVLKTLGATRSRIVTVFSIEFAVLGLVAGFTGVIFATVVARFLQRQMSIEFHLPWITDLAMMAGTAVMAVATGWIASHHVLGQKPLEVLREE; translated from the coding sequence ATGCCGTCGCTCAGTTGGACCTCCGCCCGCCGTATCGCCTGGCGCGAGATGCGTTCGTCGAAGGGCAAGTTCGCCTTTGTCATCCTCTCGGTTGCCGTTGGCGTTGCCGCGCTTACCGGTGTCCGCGGTTTCAGCGGCGCCTTCCGCACTGAGCTACTCATACGCGCACGCTCCATCATGGCCGCCGATCTTGCAGCCCGGATGTTTGCCCAGCCGACTCCTAAAGAGCAGGAAGGCTTGGAGGCAATGGAGCGCGAAGGCTTGCACCTGACCGCGGTGACCGAGATGGTTGCCATGGCCTCTGCCGAGCACTCGCTTGACCCTCTCCTGGTCTCACTCAAGGCTATCGACCCCGCCGTCTATCCCTTTTATGGAACGGTCGATCTCACGCCGAAGGCCGTGCTTCGGAATGTGTTGCATGACGACACCATCGTCGCCGCCGAAGACCTTCTGATACGGCTGAATCTCAAGGTCGGAGATCGCGTGAAGATCGGCGATGGACTCTTCACGATTGCAGGCGTGGTGACCAATGAACCGGACCGCCTTTCGGGATCGTTTGCGGCGGGTCCGCGCGTCATCATCACACGCAAAGGGTTGGAAGACGCAGGTCTGATCGCAGAAGGGAACCGGTCGAACGAACGCTTTCTCTTCGAGCTTCCAGCACGAAGCTCCGATCAACAGGTCGCCGCCTGGAAAGAGCGCCTGGTTGCGCTGCTCCCTGAAGCGCAGGTGACTGACTACCGTGAAACCAACCCCGCGCTGACCCAGGGGCTGGATCGCGCCACCGGCATTCTGAGCCTGATGAGCCTGGTTGCACTCGTTCTTGGCGCCATCGGAGTTGCAATGGCTATGCGCGCCCATCTGCAACAGCGCATGGACACCATCGCCATCATGAAGTCGCTCGGCGCCGGGTCCTCGCAGATCATGCGCATCTATCTGCTGCAGACGATCTTGCTCGGCACGCTTGGCGGTCTTCTAGGCGTCACCATGGGCACCGCCGTACAGCGATTTCTTCCGGTGCTGCTGCGCAGGCTCATCAATGTCCAGCCACCCTTCACGCTTGACTGGCATGCGGTTGGGACCGGACTGACGGCCGGTCTGCTGACAACTCTGTTGTTTACGCTGCCGCCCCTGCTGGATATCCGCAAGGTGCGCCCCATCCTGATCCTTCGCCGTGCAGTGGAGCAGACTGACGAACCTATTCATAAAGCTTTCTGGGCTCGCTTGCGCTCGAACTGGGCGCAGCTTTTAGCGACGGTTGTGATTCTGCTCGGTCTCTCGCTCATTGCCGCTACGCTGAGTGACTCGGCGCAGACCGGCAGGACCTTCGCAGTGGGTCTCGGAGGGGTTCTTGTCGCTCTTCTTGCCGCGGCCGCGATCTTGCTCACTGTCCTACGCCGCTTCCTGCGCGGAGCTGGACTTGCTCTGCCCTCGGCCATCCGCCATGGTCTGGCCAACCTCTATCGTCCCGGAAATCCTTCGGCGGCGCTGCTTGCTGCTGTCGGCCTCGGCGTCATGCAGATTACGACTGTCTTCCTTATGCAGCAGGCGGTTGTCCGTGAGCTGCGTATCGTCTCTTCGCCGAAGATCCCGAATATCTTCCTGGTCGACATCGCCAACTCCGAGGTTGAAGGCGTACGTAAAGTGCTTACCAGCCAGCCTGGCGTTACGGCTGAACCGGAGCTGATCCCGGTCATCAGCTCACGCATCACCAGCGTGAACGGCGTTGCCGGCAAGGATCTGCGGCTGACGAACTTCCCCCGGCGGATGCTGCAGTCGATCCAACTCACATGGTCCGACGAACTTCCGCCCGGCACGACGGTGCTACAGGGAGAATGGTGGAAACCCGAGACCACGGTGCCCCAGGTAGCCATCGGGCAACGCATGAGTCAGCGGCTCGGTGTCACCCTGGGAAGCCACATTGTCTTCTCGGCACAGGACAAGCCGATTGATGCCGTTGTGGCCGCGATCATCAAGTCCGACGGCCAGCATGCATACTCACGTGCGGAGTTCATCCTGCCCAGGACTCCACTGCAGGGCTTCCCGGTCGTCTGGTACGGAGGCGCACATGTCGATCCGAAGAAGGTCGGTCAGCTTGAGCGCGCCATGTTCTTGGCTTATCCCACAGTTACCGTAATCGATGTGGCGCAGGCGCTTGAGACCATCCGCCAGGTCGTGCTCCAGATCACGGTGGTGATTCAGTTCCTCTCAGCCTTTTCCATCTTCGCGGGCATGGTGATTCTGGCGTCTTCTATTGCGGGCACGCGCTACCGCCGCATCCGCGAGGTGGTCGTACTCAAAACGCTGGGAGCGACCCGTTCGCGCATCGTCACCGTCTTCTCGATTGAATTCGCTGTTCTGGGACTGGTCGCCGGTTTCACGGGAGTCATCTTTGCCACGGTGGTGGCCAGGTTTCTGCAACGCCAGATGAGTATCGAGTTCCATCTTCCCTGGATCACCGACCTTGCCATGATGGCGGGCACTGCTGTTATGGCCGTGGCAACCGGATGGATCGCCAGCCACCATGTGCTTGGCCAAAAACCGCTGGAGGTCCTGCGCGAGGAATAA
- a CDS encoding ABC transporter ATP-binding protein — protein sequence MIEVTNLTRSIRNGRRTVEILKGIDFNVAHGEFVAIMGSSGSGKSTLLGLLAGLDTPTTGDVKIAGESISYLPEDRLAQVRGKKIGFVFQSYQLIPTLTALENVLLPYELNLGSDGLARAKELLSSVGLEARMDHYPIQLSGGEQQRVAIARAFVLRPPVVLADEPTGNLDSANGTHVLDLLLEMNRTSNTTLVMVTHDPNIAALAGRRILLKDGLVVADERKAVE from the coding sequence ATGATCGAGGTAACCAATCTGACGCGGTCTATCCGAAACGGCCGGCGGACTGTCGAAATTCTGAAGGGCATCGACTTCAACGTCGCTCACGGCGAATTTGTCGCCATCATGGGATCTTCCGGCTCCGGAAAAAGCACACTGCTCGGCCTGCTGGCCGGCCTGGATACGCCTACGACCGGCGATGTGAAGATCGCCGGAGAGAGCATCAGCTACCTGCCGGAAGATCGGCTGGCACAGGTGCGAGGCAAAAAGATCGGCTTCGTCTTCCAGTCCTACCAGCTTATTCCGACGCTCACCGCACTGGAAAATGTGCTTCTTCCCTACGAGCTCAATCTCGGCTCCGACGGTCTTGCTCGTGCGAAGGAGCTTCTTTCCAGTGTTGGACTTGAAGCTCGCATGGACCACTATCCGATTCAGCTTTCCGGAGGAGAACAGCAGCGTGTAGCCATTGCCCGCGCCTTCGTGCTGCGGCCGCCGGTGGTGTTGGCTGACGAACCGACCGGCAACCTGGACTCCGCGAACGGGACCCATGTACTGGATCTGCTGCTGGAGATGAACCGCACCTCGAACACCACGCTGGTGATGGTGACGCACGACCCCAATATCGCCGCTCTCGCCGGGCGGCGCATTCTTCTTAAGGATGGCCTTGTCGTCGCCGACGAGCGAAAGGCGGTCGAGTAG
- a CDS encoding arylesterase, which produces MASFNSLSPIRYTACVKLSWIALSLALSLTLTGCKTSDGARHAEDYSRDTRPARPMAQNPSPAATSTIKDERPVILCFGDSITAGYNLDAGQSYPDYLQKALDEKGYKYHVVNQGISGDTTKDGLARAEDAVALHPAVILVELGGNDGLRGIPIASTRANFDGILAKLTATGAKVVLLGITLPPQYGKVYINQFNETYALMATKYNLTLFPFLYKDVYGVQGAIQRDGIHPTDLGSQLIVKNVLPLVEPNLKR; this is translated from the coding sequence ATGGCTTCGTTCAATTCGCTCTCCCCAATTCGCTACACTGCTTGCGTGAAACTGTCCTGGATTGCCCTGTCCCTCGCCCTGTCACTCACCCTTACCGGATGCAAGACCAGCGATGGGGCCAGGCACGCCGAGGACTACTCCCGAGACACCCGCCCGGCCCGGCCAATGGCCCAGAACCCCTCTCCGGCGGCAACCTCAACTATCAAAGACGAACGTCCTGTGATTTTATGCTTCGGCGACTCCATTACTGCCGGCTATAACCTCGATGCCGGCCAAAGTTACCCGGATTACCTGCAGAAGGCTCTGGATGAAAAGGGGTACAAGTACCACGTCGTCAATCAAGGCATCTCCGGCGACACCACAAAAGACGGACTTGCACGCGCGGAAGACGCTGTTGCCTTGCACCCTGCCGTGATCCTGGTGGAACTCGGCGGCAACGACGGCCTGCGGGGCATCCCTATCGCCAGTACGCGAGCGAACTTTGATGGCATCCTGGCAAAGCTGACAGCGACCGGGGCGAAGGTCGTCCTACTGGGGATTACGCTGCCGCCACAATACGGCAAGGTGTACATCAACCAGTTCAACGAGACCTATGCCTTGATGGCAACAAAGTACAACCTGACGCTCTTTCCATTCCTTTATAAGGACGTATATGGAGTCCAAGGCGCGATTCAGCGGGATGGGATCCATCCCACCGATCTTGGCAGCCAGTTGATCGTGAAGAATGTTCTTCCCCTTGTGGAACCGAACCTAAAACGATAA
- a CDS encoding EAL and HDOD domain-containing protein, which translates to MRFLAKQPIMTAGRKTIGYELLFRATWENRFSGDGEAASNSIVDWAVTHGLESLVGEAKPFVNCTRSLLVSRCASLLPQGTVLEILENVDADEEVLEACRYYRSLGFALALDDYDFREQWEPFLELVEYVKIDFSQSTAEDRKRTIKRLKPRGIRFVAERIEDADQLKAAVAEGFDFFQGYFFMKPVMTARRGPGKSIHQLQLLAEICKPSLDLESFLHILRSEPAICYRVLRYVNSAAVGLRRTVTDLRHAIMLIGEEESRRIVRTTLAAELTGGSGIEAMERCVQRARFCELLATDLNSPREELYLMGMLSAVLPMLEMDVKDAAANLPLREEVIAALTDPAIEEAHAHALSLAVAYERGDWGRMIESCNRLGIAEDDVAAKHYAAEQWTSAVVHHL; encoded by the coding sequence ATGCGCTTCCTGGCCAAGCAGCCGATCATGACAGCGGGACGCAAGACCATTGGTTATGAGCTGCTGTTCCGCGCCACATGGGAGAACCGCTTCAGCGGTGATGGCGAAGCCGCCTCAAACAGCATCGTGGACTGGGCCGTTACCCATGGACTCGAATCGTTAGTCGGTGAAGCCAAACCGTTTGTTAACTGCACCCGATCGCTGCTCGTAAGCCGCTGCGCTTCGCTGCTGCCCCAAGGTACCGTTCTTGAGATTCTGGAGAACGTCGACGCGGATGAGGAAGTTCTGGAAGCGTGCCGCTACTACCGCAGTCTGGGATTCGCGCTGGCGCTGGACGACTATGATTTCCGCGAGCAATGGGAACCATTTCTCGAGCTTGTGGAATATGTCAAAATCGATTTCTCTCAAAGCACCGCAGAGGATCGAAAAAGGACAATCAAAAGGCTTAAACCACGCGGCATTCGCTTTGTCGCCGAAAGAATCGAAGACGCCGACCAATTGAAGGCCGCCGTTGCGGAAGGGTTTGATTTCTTCCAGGGCTATTTCTTCATGAAACCCGTCATGACTGCGCGGCGCGGTCCGGGAAAGTCTATTCATCAACTGCAGCTGCTGGCTGAAATCTGCAAGCCGAGCCTGGACCTCGAAAGCTTTCTTCATATTCTGCGTTCCGAGCCGGCCATCTGTTATCGAGTGCTCCGGTACGTTAACTCCGCCGCCGTTGGTCTGCGCCGCACTGTTACAGATCTGCGGCATGCGATTATGCTGATCGGCGAAGAGGAAAGCCGCAGAATCGTCCGTACTACGCTGGCCGCCGAGTTGACCGGAGGATCCGGGATCGAGGCAATGGAACGTTGTGTTCAGCGGGCACGTTTCTGTGAGCTGCTGGCGACCGATCTGAACAGCCCCCGTGAGGAGCTCTATCTGATGGGAATGCTCTCAGCGGTCCTGCCCATGTTAGAGATGGACGTCAAAGATGCGGCCGCCAATCTTCCCTTGCGGGAAGAGGTGATTGCAGCACTGACCGACCCTGCAATCGAAGAAGCTCATGCCCATGCGCTTTCACTTGCCGTTGCGTATGAGCGCGGTGATTGGGGCAGAATGATCGAGTCGTGCAATCGCCTCGGTATCGCTGAAGACGACGTCGCCGCCAAGCATTATGCGGCAGAACAGTGGACCAGCGCTGTGGTCCACCATTTGTAA
- the truB gene encoding tRNA pseudouridine(55) synthase TruB: protein MNGLLVLDKPAGMTSHDVVNRVRRATGEKSIGHLGTLDPMATGVLPLLLGKWTRLAQFFSNAEKAYTGEIRFGFATDTYDAEGEPAASPRPLTQTLQELCALASRFRGEIEQMPPPFSAKKINGVPAHKLARAGKEVPVKPARVTVNRFELIEMEGETVRFVAEVSAGGYIRSLAHDLGTAAGCGAHLTELRRTRAGVFTFDQAMSLETMEALAARGELEAALPHPRTVLSEMPSVTADLATAGRLRNGMAVNLPEFSNAPLVKVFEGQRHLIAIGKRIAGTLMQPIVVIG from the coding sequence GTGAACGGACTTTTAGTACTGGATAAACCCGCGGGGATGACCTCGCATGACGTTGTCAATCGTGTTCGCCGGGCGACGGGCGAGAAATCCATTGGCCATCTTGGAACGTTGGATCCGATGGCTACCGGCGTTCTTCCTCTCCTTCTGGGAAAGTGGACGCGTCTGGCGCAGTTCTTTTCCAACGCGGAGAAGGCCTACACCGGTGAGATCCGGTTCGGTTTTGCAACGGATACTTACGACGCGGAGGGTGAGCCGGCAGCGTCGCCGCGCCCATTGACGCAGACGCTCCAAGAGCTTTGCGCCCTGGCCTCGCGTTTCCGTGGAGAGATCGAGCAGATGCCGCCGCCTTTCTCCGCAAAGAAGATCAACGGCGTACCTGCGCACAAGCTGGCGCGCGCAGGTAAAGAGGTTCCGGTGAAGCCGGCCCGCGTTACGGTGAATCGCTTTGAGCTCATCGAAATGGAAGGAGAGACCGTTCGTTTTGTCGCGGAGGTCTCCGCTGGTGGCTATATCCGCTCACTTGCGCACGATCTGGGAACAGCGGCAGGTTGTGGTGCGCATCTGACAGAACTCCGCCGCACTCGCGCCGGCGTATTCACTTTCGATCAGGCAATGTCTTTGGAGACGATGGAAGCACTCGCTGCACGAGGCGAGCTGGAAGCAGCCCTCCCGCATCCGCGCACTGTTCTGTCGGAGATGCCCTCGGTGACAGCCGACCTGGCAACGGCGGGCCGCCTGCGCAACGGTATGGCCGTGAATCTGCCGGAGTTCTCCAACGCTCCCCTGGTGAAGGTCTTCGAAGGCCAGCGCCACCTGATCGCCATCGGCAAACGCATCGCGGGGACATTGATGCAGCCGATCGTTGTGATTGGCTGA
- the folE gene encoding GTP cyclohydrolase I FolE produces the protein MSTLTDRPLSEASTEEIYRELLLRYDEDPTRDGLLKTPERMEKAMAFLTKGYKQDPTEILRGALFDVDYDEMVIVKDIEFYSLCEHHLLPFFGKAHIAYIPDGKVIGLSKMPRLVDVFSRRLQVQERLTRQIADAIVDAIRPQGVAVIMEARHLCMMMRGVEKQNSATVTSAMLGVFKEQQQTRNEFLSLVRSGKL, from the coding sequence ATGAGTACATTGACCGACAGACCGCTCAGCGAAGCCTCCACGGAAGAGATCTACCGTGAGCTTCTGCTGCGCTATGACGAAGACCCCACCCGCGACGGTCTGCTGAAGACGCCGGAACGCATGGAGAAGGCGATGGCCTTCCTGACGAAGGGGTACAAGCAGGATCCCACCGAGATTCTCCGCGGAGCGCTCTTCGACGTGGACTACGACGAGATGGTGATCGTCAAGGACATCGAGTTCTATTCGCTATGCGAGCATCACCTGCTGCCGTTTTTCGGGAAGGCCCATATCGCCTATATTCCCGACGGCAAGGTTATCGGTCTCAGCAAGATGCCTCGTCTCGTGGATGTTTTCTCACGCCGTCTTCAGGTGCAGGAGCGTCTCACGCGGCAGATCGCCGATGCCATTGTCGATGCCATTCGTCCGCAGGGCGTGGCTGTCATTATGGAAGCGCGGCATCTGTGCATGATGATGCGTGGTGTCGAGAAGCAGAATTCGGCTACCGTAACCTCTGCCATGTTGGGTGTATTCAAAGAGCAGCAGCAGACGCGCAACGAGTTCCTCTCGCTGGTTCGCTCAGGTAAGTTGTAG
- a CDS encoding 6-carboxytetrahydropterin synthase, giving the protein MKAYLGRRYRFSASHRLHVDGFSDERNREVFGKCNNPFGHGHNYWLEIVLSGKVDPTTGMVCNLVEIDEFAHQRLVAKFDHQNLNTLPEFAALVPSTENLAIVIWEILKGFTAAKVEKIRIEETPNNSFEYRGE; this is encoded by the coding sequence ATGAAAGCCTACCTCGGTCGCCGCTATCGCTTCAGCGCCTCGCACCGTCTTCACGTAGACGGTTTCAGCGATGAGCGTAACCGCGAGGTCTTCGGGAAATGCAACAATCCCTTTGGCCACGGGCATAATTATTGGCTCGAGATCGTTCTCAGTGGCAAGGTCGACCCGACCACGGGCATGGTTTGTAACCTGGTCGAAATCGATGAGTTCGCCCACCAGCGCCTCGTCGCAAAGTTCGATCATCAGAATCTGAACACCTTGCCGGAGTTTGCCGCTCTGGTCCCTTCTACGGAGAATCTGGCCATTGTCATCTGGGAGATTCTGAAGGGCTTCACTGCGGCAAAGGTAGAGAAGATCCGTATTGAAGAAACGCCGAACAACTCTTTTGAGTACAGGGGCGAGTAG
- a CDS encoding 6-pyruvoyl trahydropterin synthase family protein, giving the protein MVQLTRKAEFSASHFYWVDSWSPEENQRAFGKCANRNGHGHNYTLEVTVQGRVDPVTGFVVDLKELKEILEREVVSVYDHRHLNHEVPEFRTMQPTSENIAIAIWRRLEGKIAGANLVKVRVYEMEDLYADYMGEA; this is encoded by the coding sequence ATGGTTCAGTTAACCCGTAAAGCCGAGTTCTCCGCGTCCCACTTCTACTGGGTCGACTCCTGGTCACCGGAAGAGAATCAGCGTGCCTTCGGCAAATGCGCCAACCGTAACGGCCACGGGCATAACTACACGCTGGAGGTGACGGTTCAGGGAAGGGTCGATCCCGTCACCGGCTTTGTCGTGGACCTGAAAGAACTGAAGGAGATCCTCGAGCGTGAGGTCGTCAGTGTCTACGACCATCGTCACCTGAACCATGAAGTCCCGGAGTTCAGGACAATGCAGCCTACCAGCGAGAACATCGCCATTGCGATCTGGCGGCGCCTGGAAGGGAAGATCGCCGGCGCCAATCTGGTGAAGGTCCGCGTCTACGAGATGGAAGACTTGTACGCCGACTATATGGGGGAAGCATGA
- a CDS encoding enolase C-terminal domain-like protein produces the protein MTFLATRRQVLRGLAASVFVSVVPRAHGLFFDWQRPNGPIKISDVEIFEVHGSYSVPAGVNGQQQVSPLDVYDDLRPPVYADHPTGKDRVAKPSAMYIRIKTDQGLEGLYGPIEEDAAVIVHRDLRKFLIGKDPLAGELLWDEMYRSNRQSRASIFMMAISACDICLWDLRGRYFGVPVYRLLGGPTRSSVEYYASCLGFSLEPEAVRTRAAALKKEGYRNMKWFMAYGPGAGAEGMRKNIELVKVLRETVGDDVEIMFDCYSGWDMTYALEWARQVEQYRPRWVEEITMPNKIETFAQVRRKINFPVASGEHFYTRWDVERYLQAEAVDVVQADPEWCGGVSELVKIGTLAALHDVPVLPHGHCLHAALHVIASQPPMTFPLGEYLVNKMAHFYHFEKNPLFPHNARIALPAGPGFNIELDPAKIESQKTMEWE, from the coding sequence ATGACGTTTCTTGCTACCCGCCGTCAGGTTCTCCGCGGTCTCGCCGCCAGCGTCTTTGTCTCTGTTGTCCCCCGCGCTCATGGGCTTTTCTTCGACTGGCAAAGACCGAATGGTCCTATCAAGATCAGCGATGTCGAGATCTTCGAGGTCCACGGGTCTTATTCCGTACCGGCGGGAGTAAACGGGCAGCAGCAGGTGAGTCCGCTCGATGTCTACGATGACCTCCGTCCGCCGGTCTACGCCGACCACCCTACCGGCAAAGATCGCGTTGCCAAGCCCTCTGCCATGTACATCCGCATCAAGACCGACCAGGGTCTCGAAGGCCTCTATGGTCCCATCGAAGAGGATGCGGCGGTGATTGTTCATCGCGATCTGCGCAAGTTTCTTATCGGCAAAGACCCGTTAGCGGGGGAGTTGCTGTGGGATGAGATGTATCGCTCCAACCGGCAATCACGTGCTTCCATCTTCATGATGGCTATCAGCGCCTGCGACATCTGCCTGTGGGATCTTCGCGGCCGCTACTTCGGCGTTCCGGTCTACCGCCTGCTTGGTGGTCCCACTCGCAGCTCGGTGGAGTACTACGCCTCCTGCCTGGGGTTCTCGCTGGAGCCTGAAGCTGTTCGTACCCGCGCCGCGGCTCTCAAGAAAGAGGGCTATCGCAACATGAAGTGGTTCATGGCCTATGGTCCCGGCGCTGGGGCGGAAGGCATGCGCAAGAATATCGAGCTGGTGAAGGTTTTGCGCGAGACCGTCGGCGACGACGTCGAGATCATGTTCGATTGCTATAGCGGCTGGGACATGACCTACGCTCTCGAATGGGCTCGCCAGGTGGAGCAGTATCGACCGCGTTGGGTGGAAGAGATCACCATGCCGAACAAGATTGAGACCTTTGCCCAGGTGCGCCGCAAGATCAACTTCCCGGTTGCCTCAGGGGAGCACTTTTATACCCGCTGGGACGTCGAGCGTTACCTGCAGGCGGAGGCCGTCGACGTCGTTCAGGCCGACCCAGAGTGGTGCGGAGGAGTCTCGGAACTGGTAAAGATCGGAACCCTGGCGGCGTTGCACGACGTTCCCGTTCTGCCGCATGGCCACTGCCTCCACGCCGCGCTTCATGTCATCGCCAGCCAGCCTCCCATGACGTTCCCGCTGGGAGAGTACCTGGTCAATAAGATGGCGCATTTCTATCACTTCGAGAAAAATCCGCTCTTCCCGCATAACGCCAGAATCGCTCTACCCGCTGGACCGGGCTTTAACATCGAGCTCGACCCTGCCAAGATTGAGTCGCAGAAGACCATGGAGTGGGAGTAG
- a CDS encoding glycosyltransferase — protein MELTVMVPARNEEACLEACLRSLTAQSEPGFELGRHWELIVIDDGSTDATHRIAESVADVTVMNAPPLETKPGRKGMTGKNNALWAAAQQAKGKWLLFTDADTRHASGSLGRAMREAEKYEAALLSYSPKQIVTGFWQRALMPLIFSELAIAYPPKKVSDPSSRIAAANGQFLLIDRETYFAVGGHQAVGDKVLEDVELAWKVKASRRRLRFRYGGDALETQMYRTLPAMIEGWTKNLAILFLQPLALAGFRLIDFGLLLSLPVLMVVLPQHLLLLWWQWAALGLLWIRVLWRYLARVRKSEFPWFDCVLSIAALPMFAWLLWRSWMQVKLKHEVSWKGRVYKA, from the coding sequence ATGGAACTTACCGTGATGGTGCCGGCGCGGAACGAAGAAGCCTGCCTGGAGGCCTGCCTGCGTTCGCTCACGGCCCAAAGCGAGCCAGGCTTCGAGCTTGGCCGCCACTGGGAGTTGATTGTCATCGACGATGGCTCCACAGACGCGACGCACCGCATTGCCGAGAGTGTTGCCGATGTGACCGTTATGAATGCTCCGCCGCTTGAGACCAAACCAGGCCGCAAGGGGATGACCGGTAAGAACAACGCTCTGTGGGCCGCGGCACAGCAGGCAAAGGGGAAGTGGCTGTTGTTTACCGATGCCGATACCCGGCACGCATCCGGCAGCCTGGGCCGGGCAATGCGCGAAGCAGAGAAGTATGAGGCGGCGCTGCTCTCCTATTCGCCGAAGCAGATTGTTACCGGCTTCTGGCAGCGGGCGCTGATGCCTCTTATCTTTTCGGAGCTGGCCATCGCATATCCGCCGAAGAAGGTTTCGGACCCTTCCAGCCGGATCGCGGCCGCCAATGGGCAGTTTCTTCTGATTGATCGGGAGACTTACTTTGCCGTGGGTGGACATCAGGCGGTCGGCGACAAGGTGCTGGAGGATGTAGAGCTGGCCTGGAAGGTCAAGGCCTCGCGGCGACGCCTCCGTTTCCGCTACGGCGGCGATGCGCTGGAGACCCAGATGTATCGCACCCTGCCGGCGATGATCGAGGGATGGACGAAGAACCTCGCCATCTTGTTCCTGCAACCGCTGGCGCTCGCTGGTTTTCGGCTGATCGATTTTGGCCTGCTGCTCAGTCTGCCGGTGTTGATGGTCGTTCTGCCGCAGCACTTGTTATTGCTCTGGTGGCAGTGGGCGGCTCTTGGCCTGCTGTGGATTCGTGTGCTGTGGCGTTATCTCGCCCGCGTCCGAAAGAGCGAGTTTCCGTGGTTCGACTGCGTGCTCAGCATTGCCGCTCTGCCCATGTTCGCCTGGCTGCTATGGCGAAGCTGGATGCAGGTGAAGCTGAAGCATGAGGTCTCTTGGAAGGGCAGAGTCTACAAGGCCTAG
- a CDS encoding TlpA family protein disulfide reductase — translation MKLLASALLASSLLLTACERNVKPGQIGGVAPDFTVTDSDHSAKLSNFRGKVVVLNFWASWCGPCVAEMPSLQALQEQMPNIQVLAVSTDGDGDAYKRFLDKHRILFLTVRDAQQKSNALYGSYRFPETYIIDRKGVIRRKMIGPQEWTNPEMIDYLSKL, via the coding sequence ATGAAGCTTCTTGCCTCAGCCCTGCTCGCCTCCTCGCTCCTGCTCACCGCCTGTGAGCGCAACGTGAAGCCTGGGCAGATCGGCGGGGTAGCTCCCGATTTCACCGTTACTGATAGCGACCATTCCGCGAAGTTATCGAACTTCCGCGGCAAGGTGGTGGTGCTGAACTTCTGGGCGTCGTGGTGCGGCCCTTGCGTGGCAGAGATGCCGTCGTTGCAGGCGCTGCAGGAGCAGATGCCGAATATCCAGGTACTGGCTGTCTCCACCGATGGAGATGGAGACGCCTATAAACGCTTCCTGGATAAACACCGCATCCTGTTCCTGACGGTGCGCGACGCACAGCAAAAATCGAATGCTCTGTACGGCTCATATCGCTTTCCGGAGACCTACATCATCGACCGCAAGGGAGTGATCCGCCGCAAGATGATCGGACCGCAGGAGTGGACCAACCCCGAGATGATCGACTACCTGTCCAAGTTGTGA